The following is a genomic window from Thalassophryne amazonica chromosome 14, fThaAma1.1, whole genome shotgun sequence.
gcctgaaacccgacgacaggcagagcgccctctggtggtgagccagcagtatcccctcttcgggcggcccacacaacacttgtatttcaatgtctttttttgtctcgccctgattttattgccacagtttccagggcagtaaaattgataggacaaGTGTATGATTTAACAACACTATTTTTTGTTGtgtctcatgagggctggtttacaagtatagggcagatttttgttgtaatacgaGAATGTGATAATGTATATGTATCTCCTCCCGGAGGGCAGCAAGTGGAAGAGGTGATATGCAGGATGATGCTGGTCACGCAAGATGTTGTGTACGCGCCTCAGACAGCAGGTGGTGTAGATGGTGCTGATGGTCCTGATGATTCTCTTCGTCTAAAGCTGAGATGCCAATTTTTTGCTTGCCTGGTCATGTTATTCTTTTTAATGTGGCCAAAAAGAACTGTTCTTCATGCTGAACTGACCAACACGTGCCAAAAACAATGAAGATGTCCACAGAgactatatatgcacacacacgcacacacacacacacacacacacacacacacacacacacacacacacacacacacacacacacacacacacacacacacacacacacacacacacacacacacacctttgctaattagcggttagtggattagcagaactatgcccaccactggctataaCGGACTGAAGCAGAagatggcagcaatgcaacaataacgaTGCCGGCTGCGTTTAAACATCATAGAAGAAGAAAGGGTGCATATGTTTTTATCCACAGGGTCATGTTTTGAAAAGAGCGTGTTCTGtataaaaaaatctatattttttTCTTAAGTTCGTGGTTTCATatgacaaaataaacagaacttggaaacaaattttgaccgGAATCTGTATTCAAAGGGAGGTTTTGCAGCCCTGCCTCTGCTGTACACTCAATCTGATGGAGTAAGAACATTAAAATAGTTTAAAATAGTTTTACACTCTTACAAAAGAGACATTTTAACCTACCAATAGTGAGATGGAGCCTGTGACCAAAGCACTGCAGCCTTTTTCAGTCATTCACTGTCACTGCCTATACACATTTGGACTGTTGTCGGAGGTAATGCACACTTGATATTCTTCCCCAACACACCATGACTCCAGTGCATCCTTTAATCTTTCTGCTTTCGCTTCACCTGTATGATCATCAGGGAAATATGAAGACTGTAAGCACTGGCTGGCCAGTTCCCACTCATCAGTTATGAAATGGATCATGAGGCTGATATAAGGCTCCATGGTGCGACTCGACCACAAGTCCACAGTTGTGAAATACTTTAATTCACGGAGGTCTTTTTCAACTTCCTCTCAGAGCTGGCCTTACAGTTTCTGCATTTCTGTCTCATTAAAGTACTTGCGGTTCTGCACTATGTATCAGCTCACTATCCGACTTTTTAAATGTGAACCAAGTCCAAGTCACTGACATAGCACCTAcgagtgtaacaattcattttagTGATTCGATTCATATCACGATTCATGGTTGCCAATATAATTCAAGGACAATGTTGGTTCATTTAGGATGATCCGATCTAAAatgattcagtgacttgaaattgATTCAGTAACAGTTTTGTGACTGTGAAATAAATACCTGGATAGTTGTTCAAAGTGGGTAATCTGTGGACTGAACTGGGCTTCTGCACTGGCTACACTCATGTTTCCTGGTGTTACCTGTGATGATGGCAGGATTCTTGTCAGAGATTTTCCACCCTGTGCAGGCTTCACGCAGTAACGTGCCAATGTTTTTACCAGTATGGCCTTCATTTAAAACTCTGGTTTGCACAGTAACATTTAACGTCTTTATCATTAAAAGTGCTAACAAAACCCATGTAAAATCTGCTTAAATCCAATGTGTTATTTCCTAGTGTCGATACAACTGATTAGTTACCTTTTAAAATGATTTTAGATCGATATACTGtatgtttggacaatctgtgactgaatgttctgagttatgaggtaaaaactgcaagaatggtgacaaaggtcagcttcactttgtacagggctcaaaaagttaaagttgctccaattttggtaaaaagtggtacaaggtattggttgagctaatagttttgactgtgttgaatgattggtctgcaaggtaaaggtcaaacaatgtcattgtccattggattctatgacatgtgacatatgtgaccCCGTAACATGTAACTAAGcatgcatgacacatggtgcaaactatcccTTCTTAAATCCTTAAATTAAGCACATTAATTTAAGTGCTGGTGTGGGCTGTCTTGGTTCCTGCTGTCTCCTGTGTTTTTCCAGGTGGCGCGCCACGGAGCTGATCGACCCACCTGTAATTCATCACCGCACCTGTACATAATCCCCAGTTCTTTATTTCCACCTTTGCCAGAAACTCAATGATTCCTACTTGGTAACCTGGCCCCTCTATTCAGGGTTTTGTACACTCTCACACAGCTATTTTTGAGCCCCCACATCAGCGCTATTGTGAATCAGCTCAATTACCTGCAGCCTTTTCTGAGCTTCCATGCTCTGTTTTTGACTCTGCTAATTACCGACAGTGCATTACGCACCACTTGTAATTTCCTTAGTAATTTGAACCGAGTTTGCCAGTGCTTGGATTGTGCACAAGCCCACTAACCTGTGTTTCTTCTTTCTTCTCAGTGAATCTGTTCCTTGACAGCTCAGCAGGCGACCACCTGGCTCCGGATCGCATCATTCCACATTGTTGCTtcctggttctgactccacttctACCTGCCACCCAGGTTCTGGTTCTGAGGGGCTGCGGCTTCTGTTTTCCACCACTGTTCGGGCTGGGTCTCCGCTTTCCCGGCTATTCCTCAACTTTATCAAATTCTGTTGCACATTTGCAGCATTTTTCTGTTCCATCCAATAAATCTGTTAATTCTTTCATTCCATTTTCATTTCTGTTAATTCTTTCATTGCATTTGGGTCCAATTTGCCAAATTCACACAGCCAGCACGAATGTAGAGAGAACAGGCACAGTGCTGTTGTGCTGCATTTGAACAGCAGtcgtactgctgtgtgactgtgtgacttGAATGGCATTCAAATTGGCATCTGAACTAGCATCCaaaatggcaacccaccagcatttGGAGCGGTCTGATCTTGTTGGCACGTCCTGAGTGTGCCCCCGATGAGCGGACCCCCCTGCATTcctgcaaaggaaatattgtattgTGCAAAGCCTGTGGCACGCAATCATCATATGCAtacatgtgaacattgtgcaatcacaTCAATACACCGTCTCTGTGTGTCACAACAAGTCAGCACTCTGACGTGCTGATGGGCCACCTGGATGGGGTTTAGCAGCCATAATGACATGATAATGCAGGTGCATGTTCTGACACATGCGGTGGACTGACAGTGGATGTAtgattacatgctcattctgGATGTTATACCGCCATCACAGGCACTGTCCATCAGCACGTCACAGAGATGAGCTGAGACACATTGCGGCCGTGTGGACGGGGTCTAACAGTCATTATAACACAGgaacatcctctgacacatggcGTGAACTGACAACAGAtttgtgattacatgctcattctgGACATCATACCGCGATCACAGGCACTGTGCATCAGCGCGGTGCACTGTTGACGTGGgacagggtctaacagccatgggcGTAAGTGGTTGTAACAGCTACGACGGTCACTGTAATGCTGATCATCATGAGCCGTGTCTGACTGTGACACAAATAAATTTGAAAAGACAATAAAATAAAGATGACAGACTTAATATGCAACCCCGccgaggaagaggagactgtggagggtgaaaaagGGTGCCATCTGCGCTCTGGACTCCAAAAGTGCACATGctgacacacacacccatatacaCGGATTGGCTCCCCGCTGGAGTGGAGCGCACGACGGTcttaacacacacaaaactgaccggcgtggctgttttgttttatttgaaattttgcgGAGAAGCTCTGGTTTGGATTCAAGAGTGCAAAGACTGCTGAGTTTGGTTGCTTTGTTTTGGttgcttgctttgcagtggttgtttttttttttcttttgcttaaaTCTGActcaactgtgtagctataaatgactgttctcctCCCTTCCCTATGGCCAGTTGGATATCTGTGTCAAATGTCACCAGCAGTGCTAGCAGCTCCACGTTCCTGTCAATGATGGTGGAGTGCCCTCTGTCCTTCTGGGCTGAAGGAGTTGATGTTGACTttgcagtttgtcatgttctgcaggcctctgcttaaggccTTCAATGACTTTGTTGTAGCCTCTGccctcctctatgctgtcgtctgttgggctccGGGCatcacagagcgggagagaacgagactgaataagctggtcaggatgtccagctctgtcctgggctgtcctctggagtctctggagcaggtggctgagaggagggtgttagccaagttcaaatccatcacacacaactcctctcaccctctgcactagACAGTAGTAgagctgaacagctcgttcagtgacaggctgaggcaccctcagtgcaagaaggaacgataccgcaggtcattcctccctgttgctgtcagactgtacaataacactgtgaaaaataaccacatgcaatatgtccacaaatcatgtgcaataacaactcgtttacaaatccctgcactaatgtcaccttaccacatctaaactccatctcacatattgtaaataagatgctcctatctctttcaatcccaatcatgtttatacgaggtctattagaaaagaaaccgaccgttttatttttttaaaaaactatatggatttgattcatatgtttttacgtcagccaagcttgaaccttcgtgcgcatgcgcgagtttttccacgcctgtcggtgacgtcattcgcctgtgcgcacgccttgtgggaggagtggtccggcCCCCTcgccggattttcattgtctgagaagttgctgagagactggcgctgtgcttcatcaaaattttttcaaaaactgtgaggcacatccgagtggacaccattcgagaaattcagctggttttcggtgaaaattttagcggctgatgagagattttggactgTTTCTatagctgtaaggacttcccatggagcgggacgtcgcgcagcgctccgaggcgacgtcgtcattctgtttcaagctgaaaacctccaaatttaagcctctgttgacccaggacgtcgtgagagaacagagaactttcagaagaggttggaatcagcagtttatccggacattccactgttaaaggagatttttttaatgaaagacgtgcagacggattggcatGTTGGCTCGCAGCCAGCGCGgcccgcccgccacaggaaaaacacctccgtgttgataaccatttgtaaaatccagggggcttttggtggctttcagttgagtgagtagctgagaaactgtttaacagcagggcatgttccaacttgtccttaaggcttccaactcatcagctgttaaaattttcactgaaaaccagctgaatttctcgaatggtgtccactcggatgtgcctcacagtttttgaaaaaattttgatgaagcacagcgccagtctctcagcaacttctcagactatgaaaatccgacgagggggctggaccactcctcccacaaggcgtgctcacaggcgaatgacgtcaccgacaggcatgaaaaagctctcgcatgcccacgatggttcaagcttggctgatgtaatcacacgtgattcaaatccatatggtttttaaaaaaaataataaggtcggatacttttctaatagacctcgtatatgcattatatatatatatatatatatatatatatatatatatatatatatatatatatatatatatatatatatatatatatacgaggtctattagataataaaccgatccttttatttatttttttaactatatgaatttgaatgacgtgcgattacaccaatcatgcttgaaccctcgtgcgcatgcgtgagttttttcatgcgtgtcggtgacgtcatttccctgtgggcaggccttgagtgagatgtggtcccgccctctcggctgaattcctttgtttcacacgctgctccagatggcgcgcgttggcttatcaaattttttctggacctgtgaggaatatccgagtggacactattcgagaatttagctggtttcggtgaaaagtttaacggctgatgagagattatggggtgtttctgtcggtgtaaggacttcccacggagcgggacgtcgcgtagcgcttccaggtgccgtcgtcggcctgtttcgacctgaaaacatcctaatttaaggcttaattcacccaggacgtcgtgagagaacagagaagattcagaagaggccggcatgaggagtttatgcggacattctactgtttaaggatattttgtaatgaaagacgtgcgcgcaaattcactgagtcgtttccgtgacgactcggcgaatctgtgtgcgccgcgacaggaaaaacacctccgtgttgaaaaccatttgtaaaattcaggcggcttttgatggctttcaacaagtgagtaactgagaaattgtttaacagcttgggcatgttccaacttgcccgttaaggtttccaacggaggtgtttttcctgtcgcgaccccccgcggtcgggtccagcccgacatgcgactctgcccgcacgttctttcattacaaaatgtccgttaacaatggaatgtccgaataaactcctcatgccgacttcttctgaaagttctctgttctctgacgacttcctggatcaacagagcctgaaatgtggaagtttcaacttgaaacggcgagacgctgccgcctcggagcgcagatcgccgtcaggcgccgtgggccgtccttaaagcgacactaccagaccaaaatctctcatcagccgttaaaatttttcccgaaaaccagctgaatttatcgaatggtgtccactcagttgtgccttacagctttgaaaaaattttcatcaaacaaagcagcagtctctgagccattcctaaacaatgaaaaaaatcgacgagagggtgggcgactcctcactcaaagactgcccacaggcgaatgacgtaaccgacaggcgtgaaaaaactctcgcatgcccacgagggttcaagcatgtctgatgtaatcacacgtgattcaaatccatatggtttttgaaaaaaataataaggtcggatacttttctaatagacctcgtatatatatatatatatatatatatatatatatatatatatatatatatatatatatatatatatatatatatatatacatacatattctatctctatttctacctcattttcttatgtcctgtactgttacaagtattattattatttcttatcctcgcacacactgtttgatgaacattttcctctactttaaGAGCtacttttaagagctgacgtaacatgtgagttctcctctgtgagatcaatagattttatcttatcttatcttatctaacTCCTTGGTGTTGCCTTTCTTAACCACTTCTTGGGAAAACGTCTGCAGCGCAAAACATATCAACATGTCTGCCTGGCTCATGATTGCAGCTCAGCTGGAAGGCGTTGGAAAAAATAATCCTGCCTGCACCCTAAAGCTGATAATAATTGTCTTCCCCTGTCGAGTGTCTCTgctcaatgccacaggtgggttaagagcagtctttaatatctttaatatgatgcgagtgtGACACCCAGCAGTGTGACACAGCAGGCCTTCAAAAGAGTGCACCACCGTGCTCGCCCTGCCACCCCCCTCCCCGCTTGCTTTCCACCCAGACCTTGGGTGTTGGCATTGTGGGGTTTAgtgctgtgtttgtttttattccatgtcttttttattttattctgtttttattttttcgtgGGGCAAGGTTTATGTCATATTCATGCTGTATGAATACCTGGACTGTTTGTACCGCACAAATGCAGttcgaattcttttttttttttcaattcgtGTGATTCTTACAGCATTCATGCTCTCGTGTGATGAGACCCGAACCAACCGCGCATGttcctggccttacttcccttccacgttTCCATTTTTTGTACAAGTAGGATCGAGagctctacctttctcctctccatcatatcagccaaatCTCTCCCTTTTCTAGCCATACTGCTAATATTCAAAGTCTCAACTCTTTCTTCCAAAATCCtgcttttcctcttctcccgctatCCCTGGACAATTTCTCCTCCTCGTCATATTCTTTGTTCAGCAGTAGCCAAATTTCcatcagcaccctgttgggcagtgGCACCAGTGGTGCTTGTTGTTGGATGCATTATGGAATTTTGGTTTCTGACCTCCATATTTTTTGTGACTTAGTTATTGGGGCTTGAGACCAGCACTCGGAATGCACTGGTCGTAAACCCTGTTTGAAGTTGGAGAATACTGATctgaatatataaataaatgatatattcgttccattgaatgaatgaaaaatcatttataattagtttgatattttattaatttatgaacaacagaaagacgacattttggtgtgcatcaatgGTGCTtagatgtcaacagtccaacacaaatgtAAATAAGAGTCCAaaactgttctcagtcaacttgcaaacacagtcagatagttcaaaagcaATTCTAACAATGTAGTGCACTGAATTTGTGTAGAGACTGCCGTatgctcagtccagcaaaaaactgtcataaattTGTCCCGCTGTTCATCCTaatagctcttcatgcctccagctggcttacagcgtagtggatttttttttcaattagccCATTCAAATTGTTGTCCATcagccaaaacaacaacaataacaaaaaaccccataaaacaaacaaacaaaaaaccccccaaaaaactcatatttagctaaatgctgcccccAGTAGTGTAAGTGTGCGCGGTGgtcagggcgtgcaatagcacatttcatatagaaccaaaattgcatgcacaaaagaattattgcactgtcaatgaaacacaaaggCAAATGGTaccaataatccatgtcacgtgacatacaaaccaccaatcaaatgacaaggatccactcagctgttacatAAAACTAAATGGATTAAGTGCAGCAAAGTTATGTTTTTCATCCTTTTGGGTTTATTGAACTGATTTCTGATGAACCTGAACTCATTATATGGATTAAGTCTCTTAAAAGTATAACTTCTCTTTTCTTATTTCTATTGTGTAAATTAGTGCATCTGAAGTTATTAACAGCAAATGTAGTGTGTGAGGTCCTCAATGTATTTCAGATGTTGAATTGCCGCAGTTTAAGTGCTGAGTCACAAGAGTTTGAGATTCAAAAGTTAAAGCATTTAAATTCAGTTTAATTACAAATGTGCTTAATTACAGAGCACAGTGGCCATGTGGACAGTGTGATTGGTTCCAAAGCAGAAAGTTCCAAATTCAAGACTGCCTGTTCTTCCCTGTAATGTGGACATGCACctgatgtaaaacctgtgccaaattaacatgcagaattactgggggtgggggtgggaggtCACAgcaaggaccttcttgctgtgaggcaacagtgctaaccactgagccaccatgATTGACAACTGTGCCACAGTAATTGAAAATATTGTCAGGGAGTTGACTTACTGAGCACATTAATTTAACTGTAATCAAAAGTTACATACAGCATGTACTCCAGATGTTTATATTTTAAACTTAAACAACTTAAACATTTTAAAGTCATCAgttacattcattttttttagtTCTGTTAAGTTGTATGAGTAGTGGGTCAGCAATTATATTAGAGCATCTAAGAAGCAGTATAACTATCCTTCTTGCTTTACTGCTTTGCTTCTTCTTGATTTACtctgaaacaaaaaacaaaataaaataaaaataaaatagataAAAAATAAACTCCTGACCCACGCACCTAAATCTAAGAAGTGAATGCTGTGATGTTTTAAAATGAGTTTCTCGTTCATTCTTCTAAAACGTTTCCGTACAGGTGTATATTTTGTGTTATAATTGTGCATGTTTATCCATAAAATGTTAACTCAGCTTATTAGGTTAATGTAATACACCAATATATGAGATATTAGACAAAACAAAGTTGTCGTTAGGATTGATTTGGTGCATCAGCGTTCACCATGATATGGTCAGTTCGTCTTTGTGATATACTatttttaatttggtgaattaTATGattatagcatttattgtttgagTTGCTgtcaacacaaactggctgagatTCATTCACTTGTCTACATTTTTGCCTTCCAAGCCCTATACTGTTATCACAGTAGGGACAACTGAAAGGAAGAAAAATGTCATCGTGAGGAATATTGAGGACTCGGACTAAATCGGATAACATGTAATTGTTTAAATTAGCTGACACACTATTATGGATAAGTAAGTCATGATTAAAATTATTAGGCTTGTAGCATCAATTCTTACCTTCTTATCAAGTCTTCTTTATGTATGGTATATATGTTCATGTGACACTTATCAAATGACACCACATTACTTAAATGATGACCTCAAACTTAAACTAATTTATCAAGTTTAATAAGGCAGTGTGTTTTGAAGACAAAAATACATGCaaataaaaagcaaaaattaaatatGTGTTAATTTTTTTAACATGTAACACAAAAACTAACTTTTAATACTTTAACTGAGTTACATTTTGAATTCTTTTCCAAATTTTAGCCAAATTGAAGCCATATATCAGAGGATTCATAATTGGAGGAATAACAAGAAATTCAATTGCAACAAAATTCTGAAAAGCTTGAGGTAAATCCTTTGAACCAAATCGCATATACATAAGATCAAATAATACAGTCACAATGAAAATGAATAAGGAGGTTAAATGTGGAACACAAGTTTGCATAAACTTTCTCCTGTTTTCCAGAGAGCTTATGCATGTTTTGATTAAATACATGTAAGACCAAACTATGAACAAACCGTGaaagaaataaattattattgtAATATAAGCAACAATACTACTAATCATGTTGTCAGATGAAGAACAAGCAAGTTGAACGATAACCCTGTTCAAACAGTAGAGTCTGGAAATTCTCGAGCTGCATAATTTCATTCTTGATGTCAGGAACATATTAATACGAAAAATGATAGCAGGTACAATCCATATGAAAACTAAGAAGTGAAAGAGTCTTTTCTTTGTCATGATGGAGTGATACTGCAGGGGGCGACATATAGCCAGGTATCTGTCATATGACATAAGGGCAAGAATAGAAAGATCACTGGAAGTAAATGAGTGTATCACCAGAGCCTGAATCAGACAGCCGGAATAAGAGATCAAATGGACAGGAGACAGCAGATCCCAGAGAAATTTGGGGTAAAAACCTGTTGTTCCATAGAGTCCATTCATACAAAAAGCACATAATATAATGTACATGGGTTCATGGAGATTATTATCTGAAATAATGATCACAACAAGAGAAACATTTAACAGCAAAATCACACAGTAACAGATTAAAGTCACAGAGAAAATAGCAATTCTGTGGTTCATTGTTTCATTTAACCCTGaaagaaaaaacacatttattgaGGTCACATTGTCCATCTCATGTATATATGCTGTGT
Proteins encoded in this region:
- the LOC117524271 gene encoding olfactory receptor 5F1-like; translation: MDNVTSINVFFLSGLNETMNHRIAIFSVTLICYCVILLLNVSLVVIIISDNNLHEPMYIILCAFCMNGLYGTTGFYPKFLWDLLSPVHLISYSGCLIQALVIHSFTSSDLSILALMSYDRYLAICRPLQYHSIMTKKRLFHFLVFIWIVPAIIFRINMFLTSRMKLCSSRISRLYCLNRVIVQLACSSSDNMISSIVAYITIIIYFFHGLFIVWSYMYLIKTCISSLENRRKFMQTCVPHLTSLFIFIVTVLFDLMYMRFGSKDLPQAFQNFVAIEFLVIPPIMNPLIYGFNLAKIWKRIQNVTQLKY